GCTTTACGTCGGGACGCCCGTGCGTTTGGAGCGCTCACCTCTCATTTCTGTGACACCCCAGCCACTGACGTAGCAGTCCGTGAGCTCCGACACTCGCAGCGAGGTGTCGGGCACGCAGGCGAGCTGGATGTAGTAGCTGCAGTGGACGGGTCGGTCCAGCTCGAGCAGCGCGATGTCATTGACCATTGTCTTATTGTTAAAGTATTCGTGAAGTATCGCCCTCCGGATGGTGCGCACTTCCACCTCCTGGCCCAGATGAGTTAAATCGTTGGCACCGATCACCACACGCGACTCCACAACGTCGCTGGGAGGGAGATGGCGAGGGTGGTTGGAAGGAGCAGAGCCACgggggagagaggagggcaGCGCTCCAGGGGCTGCGACATCGCCGGTCACACCTGGCTGCACCGCAGGGAAAGGGCCAGCACTTACCTGGGGTGGCCGAAGCAGTGCGCTGCCGTGAGCACCCACTGCGGGCTGATGAGGGACCCTCCACACATGTGCCCCGTGCCCCAAAAATGGGGATTCTGGATGCTGACGATCCACGGCCAGGACCCGTGAAGAGCTTCCGTGCCTCCCACGACGCGCATTCCATGGTAGTGATAAGCCACGGGCCGGAGCCCGCAGGTGCTGCAATCAGAAAAGCGTTGAGTTTCTGCAGGCGAGCCGCCGTCCCTGCCCCGTCCacggggcagcgcggggccggggccaCTCACTCGCAGGAGCCCGAGAAGCCGTGGCCGGGCCGGCAGGCGGCCAGCAGCACGAcgaagggcagcagcagcatcgcTCCCGGAGCCGAGCGGCAGCCCATCGCTCCCAGCTTGGTTGCCACCGACGCGGCCGTTGGCCACAGCGTGTGCCCGTTGCCCGCGGAGCCAGCGCCGATGTCACAGAACCGCCGGTTCCGAGGGCTGTGCCACCggggggggggatgtgggggggACCCCGTGCTGCTCTCTGCCGTAGCAGCACCCTGCGGCTTGCACCGACGGACGCAGAGCCACGCAGCTGAACGTGCAGCCCGGTTTGGTGAATGACAGAGCAGCACCGAGTTCAGCCTCTGTCCCGAAGGGGAACGGCCGCTCTCAGGGCGTCACATGCGGGTCTCAAAGAAACCGGCCTCAAAGCTGCTGGGGTTTTGTAAACCGAGCTGGAGGCGGTGCCCCAAATCTGCTCAGAGCGGACAGAACGCTTCCCAGGGCCAATTTGTCTCCCCTGGGTCCTCCGCCGTCCCCTTCCCAGCGCTCTCCGGGAGCCAAAGGGGGAGCGATGGGACAGGTGACCGGCTCCACGCGTGTCTGAGGGAAGGATGGGTGTCTCGTGGGAGACGGGAATGGAGCAGGGCCGGTGGTACCAAGGAAACCTGAAGCACACGgtgccccagctcccagcacctgAAACGCCTGATGTTTCAGGTTGCAACCTGAAATCCGTGCTCTGATGCAGCAAACCTGGGAACGACGGGGGGGAAAAAGTACCCGGGGGGGGTGGGCTGCTTGTTTGGGAGGAGCCAAGCGCCATGAATAAGCGTTGAAAACGAATAAAAGGGGCTACGTGGAAGCCAATACAGGAATCACACCCGGCAAACTGCACGTTGGTTTGGTTGTTTGCTTGAGCCCTGCATCCAGACACTGTAACCCaccttcatgttttttttctaagagctGTTCCAAACAGAACCccggagctgtggggctggaaggggcttCTGGAGTCCTTCAGTCCAcccccactgcagcagcagcacaaaaaaTGCCCAGGCAAGTTTGGATCCCTGCAAAGATGGAgactcctccacctctctgggcagtggtgccagggctctgccacccccacagcacagagctcttcCTCATGGTCAGATGGAATGGAACTCCCTGGGCTCGTCTGTGCCTGGTGCCCCTTGTCCCTTACTCACTGGGCATCACTGAACAGAGCCCAGCCCTATCTCCCTGACCCCTCTCCATCAGATACccatcagcactgctcagaTTCCCCCTCAGCGTTCCTTCCCCAGgtgcacagccccagtgctcccaACCTGTCCCcatcaggaggtgctccagcccccccccccatctcTGCACCCTCTGCcgggctctctccagcagttcccagcCTGCTCTGAACTGGAGAGCTCTGCACTGGGCTCAGTGCTCCAGCTTTGCCCAACCCCCCCGGGGAGGAgcaccccctgccctgctggccatgctctgtgcagtgcacCCCGGGGtcccattggccttcctggccaccagggcacactgctggctcatggtcagctGTTGATCCCCAGGTCCCTCTCCTCTCCATCAGGTCGGCCCCAACCCCCACcgatgctgcagctgctcctccccaggCGCAGGACCCCATGCTGCCCTCGCTCAACCCCcccaggttcctctctgccccacTCTGGGCCTGCCCAGTGATGGCAGCGTGGCCCCATGGGGTGTCAGCcgctcctcccagctttgtgccACCCCCAACCTCGCTGCGGGTGCGCTCTGTCCTTCACCCAGGTCACTGATGGAGACGTTGAACAAGACCGGACCCAGCCCCAAGCCCTGGGCAGCGCCGCTTGCTGGAGCCCCCCAGACCCCACgctgctctcccagccctctgagctctgcctgctctgagTTCTGCCTCTACCAGCTCTCAGCCCGCCCCGCTGCCCTCTCATCTATCCCTGCACGGATGCTGTGGCTGATGGTGTCCAACTCCATGCTGAAGTCACGGTACCACATCCACTACTCCCCCATTCCAACCGGTGATGGCATCGCAGACAGCTCCAGGTTGGTGcagcatgatttccccttggtgaacCCGTGCTGATGGCTCCTGATCCTCATTCTCTGTGTGACCCCGCTCTGTACCCAACCCATTCTATCTCTCAGGTCTCTGGACACAATGCCATATGGGAACACAGAGCATAATGAACACAGCATTTGGAAACCCCAAGTCTAGGGCCACCTACTACTGTGCGTGTGCATTTCACTAGTGCACTCCAACTAGCTCATGAGCAAGAGACCATTTTTGTCACGGGGGTGGAATGTGaatgcagctccagcagccaccGGCCTTACAGAAGGAGCAGCtgccatggttttatgatttttggttatcggtattccacatcataacatcacgtagTGCACCAAGAGTTAAAGATTCTCAGATCATGAGATCTCCCCTTTTTTCCACCTTCTGGCTCATCTCTGCTCTGGCTGCATGGCCTCAGCTTACTTAGAGTGAGGCCTTCGGTCTTTGGACActctctttcatttcatttgatttattagcttcaattccgattatattgtattatactgtgttatcttgcattccgatatcttactcagtaaattagtttgtttctcctcagatcgttgccgctgttttgtttNNNNNNNNNNNNNNNNNNNNNNNNNNNNNNNNNNNNNNNNNNNNNNNNNNNNNNNNNNNNNNNNNNNNNNNNNNNNNNNNNNNNNNNNNNNNNNNNNNNNNNNNNNNNNNNNNNNNNNNNNNNNNNNNNNNNNNNNNNNNNNNNNNNNNNNNNNNNNNNNNNNNNNNNNNNNNNNNNNNNNNNNNNNNNNNNNNNNNNNNNNNNNNNNNNNNNNNNNNNNNNNNNNNNNNNNNNNNNNNNNNNNNNNNNNNNNNNNNNNNNNNNNNNNNNNNNNNNNNNNNNNNNNNNNNNNNNNNNNNNNNNNNNNNNNNNNNNNNNNNNNNNNNNNNNNNNNNNNNNNNNNNNNNNNNNNNNNNNNNNNNNNNNNNNNNNNNNNNNNNNNNNNNNNNNNNNNNNNNNNNNNNNNNNNNNNNNNNNNNNNNNNNNNNNNNNNNNNNNNNNNNNNNNNNNNNNNNNNNNNNNNNNNNNNNNNNNNNNNNNNNNNNNNNNNNNNNNNNNNNNNNNNNNNNNNNNNNNNNNNNNNNNNNNNNNNNNNNNNNNNNNNNNNNNNNNNNNNNNNNNNNNNNNNNNNNNNNNNNNNNNNNNNNNNNNNNNNNNNNNNNNNNNNNNNNNNNNNNNNNNNNNNNNNNNNNNNNNNNNNNNNNNNNNNNNNNNNNNNNNNNNNNNNNNNNNNNNNNNNNNNNNNNNNNNNNNNNNNNNNNNNNNNNNNNNNNNNNNNNNNNNNNNNNNNNNNNNNNNNNNNNNNNNNNNNNNNNNNNNNNNNNNNNNNNNNNNNNNNNNNNNNNNNNNNNNNNNNNNNNNNNNNNNNNNNNNNNNNNNNNNNNNNNNNNNNNNNNNNNNNNNNNNNNNNNNNNNNNNNNNNNNNNNNNNNNNNNNNNNNNNNNNNNNNNNNNNNNNNNNNNNNNNNNNNNNNNNNNNNNNNNNNNNNNNNNNNNNNNNNNNNNNNNNNNNNNNNNNNNNNNNNNNNNNNNNNNNNNNNNNNNNNNNNNNNNNNNNNNNNNNNNNNNNNNNNNNNNNNNNNNNNNNNNNNNNNNNNNNNNNNNNNNNNNNNNNNNNNNNNNNNNNNNNNNNNNNNNNNNNNNNNNNNNNNNNNNNNNNNNNNNNNNNNNNNNNNNNNNNNNNNNNNNNNNNNNNNNNNNNNNNNNNNNNNNNNNNNNNNNNNNNNNNNNNNNNNNNNNNNNNNNNNNNNNNNNNNNNNNNNNNNNNNNNNNNNNNNNNNNNNNNNNNNNNNNNNNNNNNNNNNNNNNNNNNNNNNNNNNNNNNNNNNNNNNNNNNNNNNNNNNNNNNNNNNNNNNNNNNNNNNNNNNNNNNNNNNNNNNNNNNNNNNNNNNNNNNNNNNNNNNNNNNNNNNNNNNNNNNNNNNNNNNNNNNNNNNNNNNNNNNNNNNNNNNNNNNNNNNNNNNNNNNNNNNNNNNNNNNNNNNNNNNNNNNNNNNNNNNNNNNNNNNNNNNNNNNNNNNNNNNNNNNNNNNNNNNNNNNNNNNNNNNNNNNNNNNNNNNNNNNNNNNNNNNNNNNNNNNNNNNNNNNNNNNNNNNNNNNNNNNNNNNNNNNNNNNNNNNNNNNNNNNNNNNNNNNNNNNNNNNNNNNNNNNNNNNNNNNNNNNNNNNNNNNNNNNNNNNNNNNNNNNNNNNNNNNNNNNNNNNNNNNNNNNNNNNNNNNNNNNNNNNNNNNNNNNNNNNNNNNNNNNNNNNNNNNNNNNNNNNNNNNNNNNNNNNNNNNNNNNNNNNNNNNNNNNNNNNNNNNNNNNNNNNNNNNNNNNNNNNNNNNNNNNNNNNNNNNNNNNNNNNNNNNNNNNNNNNNNNNNNNNNNNNNNNNNNNNNNNNNNNNNNNNNNNNNNNNNNNNNNNNNNNNNNNNNNNNNNNNNNNNNNNNNNNNNNNNNNNNNNNNNNNNNNNNNNNNNNNNNNNNNNNNNNNNNNNNNNNNNNNNNNNNNNNNNNNNNNNNNNNNNNNNNNNNNNNNNNNNNNNNNNNNNNNNNNNNNNNNNNNNNNNNNNNNNNNNNNNNNNNNNNNNNNNNNNNNNNNNNNNNNNNNNNNNNNNNNNNNNNNNNNNNNNNNNNNNNNNNNNNNNNNNNNNNNNNNNNNNNNNNNNNNNNNNNNNNNNNNNNNNNNNNNNNNNNNNNNNNNNNNNNNNNNNNNNNNNNNNNNNNNNNNNNNNNNNNNNNNNNNNNNNNNNNNNNNNNNNNNNNNNNNNNNNNNNNNNNNNNNNNNNNNNNNNNNNNNNNNNNNNNNNNNNNNNNNNNNNNNNNNNNNNNNNNNNNNNNNNNNNNNNNNNNNNNNNNNNNNNNNNNNNNNNNNNNNNNNNNNNNNNNNNNNNNNNNNNNNNNNNNNNNNNNNNNNNNNNNNNNNNNNNNNNNNNNNNNNNNNNNNNNNNNNNNNNNNNNNNNNNNNNNNNNNNNNNNNNNNNNNNNNNNNNNNNNNNNNNNNNNNNNNNNNNNNNNNNNNNNNNNNNNNNNNNNNNNNNNNNNNNNNNNNNNNNNNNNNNNNNNNNNNNNNNNNNNNNNNNNNNNNNNNNNNNNNNNNNNNNNNNNNNNNNNNNNNNNNNNNNNNNNNNNNNNNNNNNNNNNNNNNNNNNNNNNNNNNNNNNNNNNNNNNNNNNNNNNNNNNNNNNNNNNNNNNNNNNNNNNNNNNNNNNNNNNNNNNNNNNNNNNNNNNNNNNNNNNNNNNNNNNNNNNNNNNNNNNNNNNNNNNNNNNNNNNNNNNNNNNNNNNNNNNNNNNNNNNNNNNNNNNNNNNNNNNNNNNNNNNNNNNNNNNNNNNNNNNNNNNNNNNNNNNNNNNNNNNNNNNNNNNNNNNNNNNNNNNNNNNNNNNNNNNNNNNNNNNNNNNNNNNNNNNNNNNNNNNNNNNNNNNNNNNNNNNNNNNNNNNNNNNNNNNNNNNNNNNNNNNNNNNNNNNNNNNNNNNNNNNNNNNNNNNNNNNNNNNNNNNNNNNNNNNNNNNNNNNNNNNNNNNNNNNNNNNNNNNNNNNNNNNNNNNNNNNNNNNNNNNNNNNNNNNNNNNNNNNNNNNNNNNNNNNNNNNNNNNNNNNNNNNNNNNNNNNNNNNNNNNNNNNNNNNNNNNNNNNNNNNNNNNNNNNNNNNNNNNNNNNNNNNNNNNNNNNNNNNNNNNNNNNNNNNNNNNNNNNNNNNNNNNNNNNNNNNNNNNNNNNNNNNNNNNNNNNNNNNNNNNNNNNNNNNNNNNNNNNNNNNNNNNNNNNNNNNNNNNNNNNNNNNNNNNNNNNNNNNNNNNNNNNNNNNNNNNNNNNNNNNNNNNNNNNNNNNNNNNNNNNNNNNNNNNNNNNNNNNNNNNNNNNNNNNNNNNNNNNNNNNNNNNNNNNNNNNNNNNNNNNNNNNNNNNNNNNNNNNNNNNNNNNNNNNNNNNNNNNNNNNNNNNNNNNNNNNNNNNNNNNNNNNNNNNNNNNNNNNNNNNNNNNNNNNNNNNNNNNNNNNNNNNNNNNNNNNNNNNNNNNNNNNNNNNNNNNNNNNNNNNNNNNNNNNNNNNNNNNNNNNNNNNNNNNNNNNNNNNNNNNNNNNNNNNNNNNNNNNNNNNNNNNNNNNNNNNNNNNNNNNNNNNNNNNNNNNNNNNNNNNNNNNNNNNNNNNNNNNNNNNNNNNNNNNNNNNNNNNNNNNNNNNNNNNNNNNNNNNNNNNNNNNNNNNNNNNNNNNNNNNNNNNNNNNNNNNNNNNNNNNNNNNNNNNNNNNNNNNNNNNNNNNNNNNNNNNNNNNNNNNNNNNNNNNNNNNNNNNNNNNNNNNNNNNNNNNNNNNNNNNNNNNNNNNNNNNNNNNNNNNNNNNNNNNNNNNNNNNNNNNNNNNNNNNNNNNNNNNNNNNNNNNNNNNNNNNNNNNNNNNNNNNNNNNNNNNNNNNNNNNNNNNNNNNNNNNNNNNNNNNNNNNNNNNNNNNNNNNNNNNNNNNNNNNNNNNNNNNNNNNNNNNNNNNNNNNNNNNNNNNNNNNNNNNNNNNNNNNNNNNNNNNNNNNNNNNNNNNNNNNNNNNNNNNNNNNNNNNNNNNNNNNNNNNNNNNNNNNNNNNNNNNNNNNNNNNNNNNNNNNNNNNNNNNNNNNNNNNNNNNNNNNNNNNNNNNNNNNNNNNNNNNNNNNNNNNNNNNNNNNNNNNNNNNNNNNNNNNNNNNNNNNNNNNNNNNNNNNNNNNNNNNNNNNNNNNNNNNNNNNNNNNNNNNNNNNNNNNNNNNNNNNNNNNNNNNNNNNNNNNNNNNNNNNNNNNNNNNNNNNNNNNNNNNNNNNNNNNNNNNNNNNNNNNNNNNNNNNNNNNNNNNNNNNNNNNNNNNNNNNNNNNNNNNNNNNNNNNNNNNNNNNNNNNNNNNNNNNNNNNNNNNNNNNNNNNNNNNNNNNNNNNNNNNNNNNNNNNNNNNNNNNNNNNNNNNNNNNNNNNNNNNNNNNNNNNNNNNNNNNNNNNNNNNNNNNNNNNNNNNNNNNNNNNNNNNNNNNNNNNNNNNNNNNNNNNNNNNNNNNNNNNNNNNNNNNNNNNNNNNNNNNNNNNNNNNNNNNNNNNNNNNNNNNNNNNNNNNNNNNNNNNNNNNNNNNNNNNNNNNNNNNNNNNNNNNNNNNNNNNNNNNNNNNNNNNNNNNNNNNNNNNNNNNNNNNNNNNNNNNNNNNNNNNNNNNNNNNNNNNNNNNNNNNNNNNNNNNNNNNNNNNNNNNNNNNNNNNNNNNNNNNNNNNNNNNNNNNNNNNNNACAGGCGGCTTCGGAGCGTGTTTGGGTGCCGGAGCGCGGCTGTGACGGATGAGCGGCGACGTGCAAGGTCGTGCCGTGTCCCCACGTGTCTGCGCTCGGGTGCACGGCCGTGTCACTGAGCTTGCTTGCGCTCCGAGCGTCCCCACGCCGGCTGTGCGTGCACACGGGGCTTGGGCGTGCCCTGCATCTCCGTGCACGCGTTGCGGGGGTGCACCCTgtaacagctgcagctgcacacgGGAGAGCTGTGCACGTGCGCTCGTGGCGTCCACGCTGCTCATGATCTTTGCACGTGGGCTCTGTGCGCGTATCTGCACCGTTGCAGCGTGTGCACCAACGTGCGGCACGTTTGTGCATGCATGTGCGTGTGCGTGTGCATGTCGGTGTGCACGACGCATGCGTGCTCCCGTGCAGCCAGGCTGCGTGTGTTGGCGTGCACGCCGTTGCTGTGTGTTGGGGAGCGCTCAGTGTGTCTCGGTGTGCGCTCAGGGTTGTGCAAAGCGTTTGCCACTGTCCCACGTGAGATCTCGGCCACCaaagtggagaaaaatggaCGTGAGGGGAGGGGCACTCGCCGGGTATGGCATCGGCTGTGTGTCAATGGCTCAGTGCCCAACTGGAGACCGGTGCTGGGAGCGGtgctgtttaacatctttgtaggtgacacAGACAGTGAGATCGTGTGCACCCTCAGCAcgtttgcaaatgacaccaagctgagcagtgcagggacGTGCCAGGGGGGAGGGATGCCATCCCGAGGGGCAcgggcaggctgcagagctgggcccGTGCCAAACTCATGGagttcagcaaagccaagtgcaaggtcctgcacctgggtggGGGTAACCCCAAGCACAGCTACAGGTTGGggggagaatggcttgagagcagccctgaggaggatttgggggtgtcggtggatgaaagattcaacataagccagcaatgtgcgcttgcagcaCAGAAGGCCAACTGGATCATGGGCTGCATtgagagaagtgtgaccagcacCTGGTtgtgggggagggggggagtgggaattctgcccctctgctctgctcttgtgagaccccacccGGAGCACTGCACCCcgttctggggcccccagcacaagaaggacatggaactgttggagcagatccagaggagggccatgaagaagATGAGaggatggagcacctcccctacagggacaggctgagtgagctggggatattcagcctggagaagagaaggctccggggggAACTTATAGCGACCTGCCAGGACCTGGGGGGGCTGACAGAAAAACTGGGGAGGGACTGTTCATAAGGGCACGTAGCAACAGGACGAGgggttctgtgattctaaggtGTGCACTCTGTGTTTCACTGTGCACTCAGCGTGTGTTGGTGTGCAGACGGTGCAAACGGCACGCGTTGCTGTGTGGTCGTTGAGCGTTGGTGTGCAGTCCGTGTGCTGGTGTGCACGCAGCGTGCTTCCGTGTGCATCAGCGTGCACGCTGCGTGTGTCGGTGTGCAGGCTTCATGCGTCAGCGTGCACTCAGCGTGTGTCTGCACGCAGAGGGCACGTGCCAGTGTGCCACCAGTGTGTGTCCGTGTGCAGACTGCACGGGTCAGTGCGCAGCCAGCGTGCACCGGTGTGCACCAGCCCAcgtgcagctctgcagtctgCACACGTGTGTgtttgtgcgtgtgtgtgtttgtgcgtGTGCTCGGTCCTGCAGTGCTCCCCGCCGCCACCAGGGGGCGCTGCCGCTCCCGGCGGGTTCCATAGAACCTCAGTGCGTGAAACTTCCGCGTGTGCAACACGCGTGTGAAAAAGCTCGGAGGGCGTAACACCTCTGGGAAAACTTCTGCAGACGTAACACGTGGGTTGGGAGGCCGTCCTGCTCCAGCAAGGCCAAAGAAACGCACGACGGTGGAAACCACGTGCCTGGTTATTGCGGAGTCCTTAGCCACGCTTAGGCTTACCAACATAAGCAGAAGCCAGGACCCCCACCCAGGGCAGCAGTGTTGGCCTGGAATGCAGCAGATGGGCACCACGGTGTTCCCCGTTATCTTCCTTACCTGTGTGTGCAGGGACTTCTCTAGTTGCCCTTGCACTCCGCAGCAATCTTTGAGACAAAAGGAGTTTTtataccatagaatcaccaaggttggcAAAAACCTCCAAGGTCGCCCAATCCAGCTGTCCACCTAGCGCCggtatttcccactaaaccacgtccctcagttCCTGGAACACCCCCGAGGATGCTCACCCACCCCCCCTGCCCCTGGCAGCCCGACCAGGGTTCCAGGTTCCAGCGCCCTGCTTCTCTATCAGAGGTTTTTCCTTCTATCCATCCCGAACCTCCCTTGGCGGAACCTGAGgtcattccctctcatcctgtcattAGTTCCAAGGGAGCAGAGGCCGATCCCCCCCCTCACCACGGCCCTCCTTCAGGAGTTATAGAGTGATCAGGCccccccctgagcctcctcttctccagactgaacaatcccagctccctcagccgctcctcataagccctgtgctccagccccctcacagctccattcCCTCGAATGGAGGAATGGGCAGCCATGGGACGAGGAGGAGCTAGATGACATCGGAGGCCGCCAAGTGAGGCTGTATCAGTTGGGCAGTCGTTGGGAGTAGGCAGGGGTAATGATCTGGGGAATGTAATGAACACGGGACACGTGAGAAAATAGAATCTGTTCACAAAAGATCGACTGGCAGAGCATCTTTGGAGAGTTatcccagtgctgccccagcGCAGCCAATGGGAATGCCTGCTTAACGGTAATAAAACCTTTGCTGTTGAGTCTCTTTGCATCgatttccttatatccaacctaaacctcccctctttgagcttgaagccatttgtTCTATCACCACGGACCCTGCTGCAGTCCGTCCcctcctttcctgcagctcccctttGGATGCTGAAGGCCGCTCTCATCtctcctgcagcctcctcctccccagctgcgcagccccagctctcagcctgtccttccaggagctgttccatccctgcCAGCCTTgctgtgtccctcctctggatgctctccacCAGCACCATGTCCCTCCAGTGCTGagcactccccatctggacACGGGGCTCCAGGTGAGGTGtcccagcgcagagcagaggggcagatcccccccctggccctgctggccgtgctgctctggatgcagcccaggatccaggtgtctttctgggctgcgagggcgcagtgctggctcatgcccagctgccacccaccattacccccaggtctttttcagcagggccGTGCTCCGTCCTTTCACTCCCCAGCTTGTACTGCTAGTGGGGGTTGCCTCAGCCCAGGTGCAAGAAGGACAGAGTCGATGGGGAGGCCTGGTGGGGGGTGTGCGGCGGGGATAGCCCCCAGCAGacggccccccccccccttgctGTTCCGGGCTGGGGGTGGTTCTGGGCAGGCATCCCGCTGCTTCGTGCTGGCAGATGGCTCTGGGGTGTCCCTCTGCATCCCGGTACCGCCCCTCGCCTGCCAGCTGGAGTCTCCTGCTGCATCGTTTCGCTCCTCTTCCTGACATTATTTTCCATAGGCCGTGTCTGCTCCTTTCCATCTGCAGGGGTTTGCCGTGGGCGGGGTGCCGGGGGGCTCTGTGTGGCACAGGATGCTGCTGGGCAGCGTTTGAGGATGGAGCACCTTCCCAGTCATCAActggattgggttggaagggaccttcaagatcatggAATCGtggagtggtttgggttggaagggagctggCAGATCATCATTCCAACCCCCCCCCCGCTATCAGCAGGGACAATTCCCACCagcccaggttgctcacagccccacccagcctggccttgaacaccttcagggagggggcatcc
The Numida meleagris isolate 19003 breed g44 Domestic line chromosome 1, NumMel1.0, whole genome shotgun sequence genome window above contains:
- the ACR gene encoding acrosin — protein: MGCRSAPGAMLLLPFVVLLAACRPGHGFSGSCDTCGLRPVAYHYHGMRVVGGTEALHGSWPWIVSIQNPHFWGTGHMCGGSLISPQWVLTAAHCFGHPSDVVESRVVIGANDLTHLGQEVEVRTIRRAILHEYFNNKTMVNDIALLELDRPVHCSYYIQLACVPDTSLRVSELTDCYVSGWGVTEMRAVAPARTATILQEAKVHLIDLNLCNSSHWYAGAVHTHNICAGYPQGGIDTCQGDSGGPLMCRDNNADYFWVVGVTSWGKGCGRAFRPGIYTSSQHFYNWILTQMRAAAYPTSRTWSHFMTTSSHYHGSKPVPTSTQPSASSSCPYPVQKLMDFFNGVQELLQTLRGSKA